A region of Sesamum indicum cultivar Zhongzhi No. 13 linkage group LG7, S_indicum_v1.0, whole genome shotgun sequence DNA encodes the following proteins:
- the LOC105166128 gene encoding isoflavone reductase-like protein — MAEKSKILIIGGTGYIGKFIVEASAQSGHPTFALLRQSTVSDPAKANLVEGFKNSGVTILIGDLNDHESLVNAIKQVDVVISAMGQMQLADQVNIIAAIKEAGNIKRFLPSEFGSDVDRARAVEPAKSAWAVKVGIRRAIEAEGIPYTYVSSNYFAGYSLPTLMQPGLPPPPRDKVTIFGDGNAKGVFNDERDIATYTMRAVDDPRALNKTLYVRPTMNTYSFNQIVALWEKLIGKTLQKSYVPEHQLLKQIAESPMPINIILAINHSVFVNGDQTYFEIDPSFGVEASELYPDVKYTTVEDYLLQFV, encoded by the exons ATGGCTGAAAAAAGCAAGATTCTGATCATAGGGGGAACGGGGTATATTGGTAAATTCATAGTAGAAGCCAGTGCTCAATCCGGGCACCCCACCTTTGCTTTGTTGAGGCAAAGCACTGTGTCTGATCCTGCGAAAGCCAATCTCGTCGAAGGATTCAAGAACTCTGGTGTCACTATCCTCATT GGTGATTTGAATGATCATGAGAGCCTGGTAAATGCAATAAAACAAGTGGATGTTGTGATATCGGCAATGGGACAGATGCAGTTGGCTGATCAGGTTAATATTATTGCTGCAATTAAAGAAGCTGGAAATATTAAG AGGTTCCTCCCCTCGGAGTTTGGGAGCGATGTGGACCGTGCACGGGCAGTAGAGCCTGCAAAATCAGCATGGGCGGTTAAGGTTGGGATCCGACGAGCCATTGAGGCAGAAGGCATCCCTTACACCTATGTCTCCTCCAACTATTTTGCGGGCTATTCCCTTCCGACATTGATGCAGCCAGGATTGCCCCCTCCACCTAGAGACAAAGTTACCATCTTTGGAGACGGAAATGCCAAAG GTGTGTTCAACGATGAACGTGACATTGCGACATACACCATGAGAGCAGTGGATGATCCAAGAGCCCTGAACAAAACCCTCTACGTAAGGCCTACCATGAACACGTATTCCTTCAATCAAATTGTTGCTTTGTGGGAGAAGCTGATTGGGAAAACCCTCCAAAAATCATATGTTCCTGAACACCAACTTCTCAAACAGATTGCTG AGTCTCCGATGCCCATAAACATCATATTGGCCATCAACCACTCGGTATTTGTGAATGGAGATCAAACCTATTTTGAGATTGATCCATCGTTCGGAGTTGAGGCTTCGGAGCTGTATCCTGATGTCAAGTACACGACCGTGGAGGACTACCTTCTCCAATTTGtttga
- the LOC105166290 gene encoding tubby-like F-box protein 5, which produces MPFNSIFRDLMGKNGVDDKLNQLEEQKCGLGYGSFHLTPEGSPSSPNAFVQESLWANLPPELLLDIIGRVDASETTWPARRAVVSCAAVCKSWREITREVMRTPEECGLLTFPMSLKQPGPRDSPIQCFIRRERETSTYRLYLGLSPALSGEASKLLLAAKRIRKATKTDFLISLAGNDFSQTSDNYAGKLRSNFFGSKFFIHDCRPPCNSAIQSHGWSRKRISAKKVAPRLPICNYKVATVAYELNVLRTRGPRRMNCTMHTIPISAIQEGGTAPTPATFSHGLDEALSPLTAPDGRKEKSVSNCIFQSKSKDLTGNTSEPLILKNKIPRWHEQLQCWCLNFRGRVTVASVKNFQLVATCDPSQSVPASEQEKVILQXXXXXXXXFTMDYQYPLSAFQAFAICLSSFDTKPACE; this is translated from the exons ATGCCATTTAACTCCATCTTTAGAGATCTTATGGGGAAAAATGGCGTAGATGACAAACTAAACCAACTAGAGGAGCAGAAGTGTGGGCTAGGCTATGGAAGTTTCCATCTTACCCCTGAGGGATCGCCATCGTCTCCGAATGCATTCGTACAAGAAAGCCTGTGGGCGAACTTGCCACCTGAGTTGCTTCTGGATATAATTGGTAGGGTAGATGCCAGTGAGACTACATGGCCGGCTCGGAGGGCTGTGGTTTCTTGTGCTGCAGTTTGTAAGTCGTGGAGGGAAATAACCAGGGAGGTCATGAGGACGCCTGAAGAATGTGGGTTGCTCACTTTTCCCATGTCATTGAAGCAG CCGGGACCAAGAGACTCTCCAATTCAGTGCTTTATCAGAAGGGAAAGGGAgacatcaacatatagattgTATCTCGGCTTGAGCCCTG CTCTTTCAGGGGAAGCAAGTAAATTGCTGTTGGCAGCAAAACGGATCAGGAAAGCCACAAAAAcagattttttaatatctttgGCCGGAAATGATTTTTCTCAGACCAGTGATAACTATGCTGGGAAATTAAG GTCCAACTTTTTTGGCTCCAAGTTCTTTATTCATGATTGTCGGCCTCCATGCAACTCTGCTATCCAGTCTCATGGTTGGTCAAGGAAAAGAATTTCTGCAAAGAAGGTGGCACCAAGACTACCTATTTGCAACTATAAAGTGGCCACTGTAGCTTATGAGCTCAATGTTCTTCGCACAAGAGGGCCAAGAAGAATGAACTGCACCATGCACACAATTCCTATTTCAGCGATTCAAGAAGGCGGGACTGCTCCTACGCCGGCAACATTTAGTCATGGTCTTGATGAGGCTCTTTCCCCCTTGACAGCTCCAgatggaagaaaagaaaaatctgtttccaattgcatttttcaatccaaatcAAAAGATTTAACTGGCAACACAAGTGAACCactgattttgaaaaacaaaattccaaGATGGCATGAGCAGCTGCAATGCTGGTGTCTGAACTTTAGAGGACGTGTTACAGTGGCATCCGTCAAAAACTTTCAGCTGGTAGCTACGTGTGACCCATCACAGAGTGTTCCAGCTTCAGAACAAGAGAAAGTGATCTTGCAA NNNNNNNNNNNNNNNNNNNNNNNNTTTACCATGGACTATCAATATCCTCTTTCTGCCTTTCAGGCCTTCGCTATCTGTTTAAGCAGCTTTGACACAAAACCAGCATGCGAGTAG
- the LOC105166129 gene encoding flocculation protein FLO11, which produces MADRRSSFSFRFWSSGTRRSSTNQTTAAPPATTNSSPRTAPRAESQNVSQSTTNTNSPIPMAPPPAETQTPGNQSTVTLASSSSTTTQTNAPPPATTTAPTTTTTPGAESHNVSQSIASTTATPTTDETMTQGSQSTTTANSPPNPTIPSTKEQQITDQKNTTAPAPTPPPSGKVQTASQPNNTTFTNPANEPKRSMPSPATTQSPPSSQPKSPSRQIAQSRAPPQARSTISSPSRMGSQSPSTIQRASQPRSPSRLSSRSPKLTSSTSSKHMQPNSPSKEARRTTQQEPQLKAEAKSDSAKNFNGETVDGTRSKKDEVKAVPSKSSEAGATTNPVQGSETTMPTPKSDSSNMNGSSAEVKSESSNHSKNQTVDETSSKRDEVNVTSSKSSELGTSTTPVQGLETPTPTQKSSTVNGEHKPVMELTAKPEETQEVKEVVQETKVKINEETKKEVNNILTPKSGSGVNIIEKAEIPSKSNQKNAEKQEALDTKEILPTSVPSLKQTNTTTSQLKKRSMISDTQKISAQPSGEHVALHKDIRDDLSTFVNRVTAGDPKTAINDKPVSVITLAGENRGASMQMGSNSSRTEGPVHIHRGYKINPDETAEATTDGDGSSNKGKKSEDAKTTEDQPKEVYVNNNAQGINNSIVFNVSITERNPGVHMSVAHAPKESIQSTDKRGPPETRRAEFNMNRMEKLPYEPKIRRRCLRGLFLEPSDSDPENPEKPRRHGCRVGCQQRDKEKDKDVL; this is translated from the coding sequence ATGGCGGATCGAAGGTCATCATTCTCCTTCCGGTTTTGGTCATCAGGCACACGCCGTTCATCTACAAACCAAACAACTGCAGCACCACCAGCAACCACCAATTCTTCCCCCAGGACTGCACCTAGAGCTGAATCCCAGAATGTTAGCCAGTCAACCACCAACACCAACAGTCCCATCCCCATGGCTCCACCTCCAGCTGAAACTCAGACTCCAGGTAACCAGTCAACAGTCACACTGGCTTCAAGCAGCTCAACCACAACCCAAACTAATGCACCCCCACCAGCAACCACCACCGCacctactactactactacacCTGGAGCTGAATCCCACAATGTGAGCCAGTCAATCGCCAGCACCACCGCAACTCCAACCACAGATGAAACCATGACTCAAGGTAGCCAGTCAACCACCACGGCCAACAGCCCTCCCAATCCCACCATTCCATCTACAAAAGAACAGCAGATCACTGACCAGAAAAATACTACAGCCCCTGCCCCAACACCACCACCTTCAGGCAAAGTGCAAACAGCTAGCCAGCCAAACAATACTACCTTCACTAATCCTGCAAATGAGCCCAAAAGATCAATGCCGTCTCCTGCAACTACTCAATCCCCCCCCTCATCGCAGCCCAAATCACCCTCTCGTCAGATAGCTCAATCTCGTGCACCCCCTCAAGCACGATCCACCATTTCATCTCCCTCTCGCATGGGCTCTCAGTCCCCCTCCACAATCCAAAGGGCTTCACAACCTCGTTCTCCATCTCGTCTCTCGTCTCGTTCTCCTAAACTGACATCCTCTACTTCCAGCAAGCACATGCAGCCTAATTCGCCATCAAAAGAAGCAAGACGCACAACTCAACAGGAACCTCAGCTGAAGGCAGAAGCAAAATCTGACAGTGCTAAGAACTTCAATGGTGAAACGGTGGATGGGACAAGATCCAAAAAAGATGAGGTAAAAGCAGTTCCTTCTAAATCATCAGAAGCTGGCGCTACAACCAACCCTGTCCAGGGTTCAGAGACTACTATGCCAACCCCAAAATCAGACTCTTCCAATATGAATGGATCTTCAGCTGAGGTTAAGTCTGAGAGTTCTAATCACTCAAAAAATCAGACTGTGGATGAGACCAGCTCCAAACGAGATGAGGTAAATGTAACGTCGTCTAAATCATCGGAACTTGGCACCAGCACCACCCCTGTCCAGGGTCTGGAGACACCTACACCAACCCAAAAGTCTTCCACTGTTAATGGGGAACATAAGCCAGTCATGGAATTGACAGCAAAGCCTGAAGAAACTCAAGAAGTGAAGGAAGTAGTGCAAGAAACAAaggttaaaattaatgaagagACAAAGAAGGAAGTCAACAATATTCTCACTCCAAAATCTGGCTCTGGAGTAAACATCATTGAGAAGGCCGAGATTCCAAGTAAATCGAACCAGAAGAATGCAGAGAAGCAAGAGGCACTTGACACAAAGGAGATTTTACCTACCTCTGTCCCCAGTTTAAAACAAACCAACACCACAACTTCTCAATTGAAGAAGAGAAGCATGATTTCTGATACTCAAAAGATATCAGCTCAACCAAGTGGAGAGCATGTGGCCTTGCACAAAGACATCAGGGATGACCTTTCAACATTTGTCAACCGAGTGACCGCTGGAGACCCCAAAACTGCCATTAATGACAAACCTGTAAGTGTTATAACCCTTGCAGGAGAAAACAGAGGGGCATCAATGCAAATGGGGtctaattcttcaagaacagAAGGGCCAGTTCACATTCATAGAGGCTACAAGATCAATCCTGATGAAACGGCTGAAGCAACCACTGACGGAGACGGAAGTTctaataaaggaaaaaagtcAGAAGATGCAAAAACTACTGAAGATCAACCAAAGGAGGTATATGTAAACAACAATGCACAAGGAATCAATAACTCCATTGTGTTCAATGTTTCCATTACAGAACGAAATCCAGGAGTTCACATGTCTGTCGCTCATGCTCCGAAGGAATCAATCCAGTCAACGGACAAAAGAGGTCCACCTGAGACACGAAGGGCTGAATTTAACATGAATCGTATGGAGAAACTTCCTTATGAACCAAAGATAAGGAGAAGATGTCTCAGAGGTCTTTTCTTGGAACCAAGTGATTCCGATCCAGAAAATCCTGAAAAGCCTCGACGCCATGGTTGCCGTGTTGGCTGCCAGCAAAGGGATAAAGAGAAGGACAAAGATGTCCTCTGA
- the LOC105166291 gene encoding CBS domain-containing protein CBSX3, mitochondrial, whose amino-acid sequence MQNLFRAVKCCLENGHIKKLQYPGAGSTLDLIKAFPHPGHAKSSPSTPMQHHKGFNDPTVVARSHTMPQKGLQNTTVADVLMTKGEERVGSWLWCRSDDTVYDAVKQMAQNNIGSLVVLKPGEQQLIAGILTERDYLRKVVGQDRSSKYTKVGEIMTDQDKLVTVTSDTNILHAMQLMTENHIRHAPVINGRIVGMISIVDVVRAVLEQQHGEVRQLNEYIQGDYR is encoded by the exons atgcaaaatctGTTCCGAGCAGTCAAATGTTGCCTTGAGAATGGGCACATAAAAAAACTGCAGTATCCAGGTGCAGGCAGCACATTGGACCTGATAAAGGCATTCCCACATCCGGGACATGCCAAGTCATCTCCATCTACTCCAATGCAGCATCACAAAGGTTTCAATGATCCAACAGTGGTGGCACGGTCTCACACAATGCCGCAGAAGGGATTACAGAATACAACAGTTGCTGACGTACTAATGACTAAGGGAGAAGAAAGGGTTGGATCTTGGCTTTGGTGTCGCTCAGACGACACCGTCTATGATGCTGTCAAGCAA ATGGCACAGAACAACATAGGATCATTGGTGGTTCTAAAGCCAGGAGAACAACAACTGATAGCAGGGATTTTGACAGAACGAG ACTATTTAAGGAAGGTGGTCGGACAAGATAGGTCCTCAAAATATACTAAAGTAGGTGAAATAATGACTGATCAG GACAAGCTGGTAACAGTAACATCAGACACAAACATTCTTCATGCAATGCAGCTCATGACAG AGAATCACATAAGACATGCGCCAGTTATAAATGGGAGGATAGTCGGCATGATCTCCATTGTTGATGTTGTTCGAGCAGTATTGGAGCAGCAGCATGGAGAAGTGAGGCAACTAAACGAGTACATCCAGGGAGATTACCGTTAG
- the LOC105166130 gene encoding pentatricopeptide repeat-containing protein At5g39710: MNLRRFFRRSTVTKISKLHGRGLSSYSSGYRFGAITSSCVPPLFHPSGSYHASCFGGGPKNPIFHKPLCRYIHTVQQVNLNDSSSNVELESENDATMNEFLSRFVWIMRKKLSEVYPDCDKNTIDGMLLIIVEKVVSEMEKGGLEQMTGSAASTPSEDFSEDLWRTVWDVSNVVLQDMEKEKKKEKMKIFLQSEEVKEMYRFAGEVGIRGDMLRELRFKWARQKMEESEFHESLERLRKEEAQTESPGQEHLRKEIAVGEEGVGDNDNVAEDKQKIVSLPKRHGKIKYKIYGLDLSEPKWAEVADKVHKSGEVMWPQEPKPISGRCKLVADKILSLQEADDPAPLLGEWIGLLQPSRVDWIAFLDRLKEQNPHIYFKIAELVLGEESFEANVRDYSKLIDALAKENRLEDAERILTKMNENGILPDVITLTIVVHMYCKSGNLDRAKEAFESLRAHGFQPDMKVYNSMIMAHVNAGQPKLGESLMREMETRDIKPTKEIYMALLQSFAQVGDVNGADRISTTMQFAGFQPSQESCALMVEACERAGNLDQARHNFDQMMKLGHKPDDRCTASMIAAYEKKNLLDKALNLLLELEKDGIEPGVATYTVLVDWFNKLELFDEVEQILDKIAEQGEAPPLKLHISLCDMYIKSGAEKKALQALGVLESKIEQLESADFEKIIYSLKAGGFVEDARRIHGMMEARGFVLSEPLKVALTASRAVGTSHRSNKYSPEKR, translated from the exons ATGAATTTGAGGCGCTTCTTCCGGAGATCCACAGTtaccaaaatatcaaaactaCATGGTAGGGGATTGTCCTCATACTCTTCTGGTTACAGATTTGGTGCGATCACTAGCAGCTGCGTACCCCCTTTATTTCATCCATCGGGATCTTATCATGCCTCATGTTTCGGCGGTGGCCCTAAAAACCCAATATTTCATAAACCTTTGTGTAGATACATTCACACTGTACAACAAGTTAATTTGAATGACTCATCAAGTAATGTGGAACTTGAATCAGAAAATGATGCTACCATGAATGAGTTCTTATCCagatttgtttggataatgCGCAAAAAGCTCTCTGAAGTTTATCCTGACTGTGACAAGAATACGATTGATGGGATGCTTTTGATTATTGTTGAGAAGGTTGTATCAGAGATGGAAAAGGGTGGGCTTGAGCAAATGACTGGATCCGCTGCATCAACACCATCTGAGGATTTCAGTGAGGATTTATGGAGAACAGTGTGGGATGTTAGCAATGTAGTTCTGCAAGACatggaaaaagagaagaaaaaagagaaaatgaagatttttCTTCAGTCTGAGGAAGTTAAGGAGATGTACAGGTTTGCTGGTGAAGTGGGCATTCGTGGGGATATGCTAAGAGAGCTCAGGTTCAAGTGGGCTCGTCAAAAAATGGAGGAAAGCGAGTTCCATGAGAGTTTAGAACGACTTCGGAAAGAGGAAGCCCAAACAGAATCTCCAGGGCAAGAGCAtttgagaaaagaaattgCTGTTGGAGAAGAGGGGGTGGGAGATAATGATAATGTGGCTGAAGATAAACAGAAGATTGTCTCTCTTCCAAAAAGACATGGGAAGATCAAGTACAAGATTTATGGACTTGATTTATCTGAACCAAAATGGGCTGAGGTGGCGGATAAAGTTCACAAGAGTGGCGAAGTTATGTGGCCTCAGGAGCCAAAGCCAATATCTGGTAGATGCAAACTTGTTGCTGATAAGATCCTCTCTTTACAAGAAGCAGATGATCCTGCTCCACTTTTAGGCGAATGGATAGGCCTTCTCCAACCTAGCAGGGTTGACTGGATTGCTTTTCTTGATAGATTAAAAGAACAGAATCCTCATATATACTTCAAG ATTGCAGAACTTGTACTTGGTGAAGAGTCCTTCGAAGCAAACGTACGTGACTACTCAAAACTGATTGATGCTCTTGCTAAAGAAAATCGCTTGGAAGATGCCGAGAGAATTCTgacaaaaatgaatgaaaatggaaTTCTTCCTGATGTTATTACGTTAACCATTGTTGTTCACATGTACTGTAAATCAGGAAATCTTGATCGAGCCAAAGAAGCATTTGAAAGCTTAAGGGCCCATGGCTTTCAACCTGACATGAAGGTCTACAATTCGATGATCATGGCCCATGTGAATGCTGGTCAACCAAAACTAGGTGAGTCTTTGATGAGAGAAATGGAAACGAGGGACATAAAGCCTACGAAGGAGATATATATGGCCTTGCTTCAGTCCTTTGCCCAGGTCGGTGATGTTAATGGAGCTGACCGAATTTCCACCACCATGCAATTTGCTGGATTCCAGCCGAGTCAAGAATCCTGTGCATTAATGGTTGAGGCATGTGAGCGAGCCGGTAACCTGGACCAAGCTAGGCATAATTTTGATCAGATGATGAAACTTGGGCACAAGCCAGATGATAGATGCACAGCCAGTATGATTGCTGCTTatgaaaagaagaatttgttggacaaagccttaaatcttttattgGAACTCGAGAAGGATGGAATTGAGCCTGGGGTTGCTACTTATACTGTTCTTGTTGATTGGTTCAACAAGTTGGAGCTTTTTGATGAAGTTGAACAGATATTGGATAAGATTGCTGAACAGGGCGAGGCTCCTCCATTAAAGCTCCATATAAGCCTCTGTGACATGTACATTAAGTCTGGGGCTGAGAAGAAGGCGCTTCAAGCTTTAGGAGTTCTGGAGTCAAAGATTGAGCAACTGGAGTCTGCAgattttgaaaagattatatattcaCTTAAAGCTGGCGGCTTTGTTGAGGATGCTCGAAGGATACATGGAATGATGGAAGCCCGGGGATTTGTACTATCTGAGCCATTGAAGGTAGCTCTAACGGCATCTCGAGCAGTGGGAACAAGTCATAGAAGTAACAAGTACTCGCCagaaaagagataa
- the LOC105166131 gene encoding protein RADIALIS-like 3: MASSSMTSARGSASAWTSKQNKQFEEALAMYDKDTPDRWHNIARAVGGKSAEEVRRHYEILVKDIMQIETDQVPIPNYRAMGSNSRGYGNEQRLLKNLKLQ; this comes from the exons ATGGCGTCGAGCTCCATGACATCCGCACGTGGCTCAGCCTCAGCGTGGACGTCTAAGCAAAACAAGCAGTTCGAGGAGGCTTTGGCAATGTACGACAAGGACACGCCTGACCGTTGGCATAATATAGCCCGAGCCGTGGGTGGGAAGTCAGCAGAGGAAGTGAGAAGGCATTATGAGATCCTGGTTAAGGACATTATGCAGATAGAGACGGATCAGGTGCCAATACCTAACTACAGAGCCATGGGGAGCAACAGCAGAGGATACGGCAATGAGCAGAG GCTTCTGAAGAATCTGAAACTGCAGTGA